A single window of Synechocystis sp. PCC 7509 DNA harbors:
- a CDS encoding alpha/beta fold hydrolase, with amino-acid sequence MSDGAEMSYISAGEGKPIVMLHGWSQSAEQFKYQIPAFAEHYQVIAVDFRGHGESEKVSFGYRIARLSKDLQELIGTLQLEKPHLLGHSMGCAIIWSYLDLFGLDEIDRLVLVDQSPLGILRSACSSASLSHWNAQGIAESGAVFTAEQLNGAVDALENSQAEEFTRNFLASMVTTAMSKEQFEWIVECNLRLPRSIGAALLYNHLHTDWRDLIVRIRNPTLIIGGRKSIIPWRSQVWINQSIPDSELEIFEEAEGGGHFMFIENPEKFNRRILQFLGANQERHTARLDTLLLRQTRDKVRD; translated from the coding sequence ATGTCTGATGGTGCTGAAATGAGCTACATCAGTGCAGGTGAAGGAAAACCGATCGTGATGCTTCACGGTTGGTCGCAGTCGGCAGAACAATTCAAATATCAAATTCCCGCTTTTGCCGAACACTATCAGGTAATCGCTGTTGATTTTCGAGGACATGGTGAGTCGGAGAAAGTCTCTTTTGGGTATCGCATTGCTCGCTTATCCAAAGACCTCCAGGAATTGATCGGTACTCTGCAACTCGAAAAGCCACATCTGCTAGGTCACTCGATGGGGTGTGCTATCATCTGGAGCTATCTAGATTTATTTGGGTTGGATGAAATAGATCGGTTAGTGTTGGTCGATCAGTCTCCATTGGGAATATTGCGATCTGCTTGCAGCAGCGCTTCGCTATCGCATTGGAACGCTCAAGGAATAGCAGAATCCGGGGCAGTGTTTACTGCTGAACAACTGAACGGGGCAGTAGACGCTCTAGAGAATAGTCAAGCTGAGGAATTTACCCGAAACTTTCTGGCTTCAATGGTCACGACAGCAATGTCCAAAGAACAGTTTGAGTGGATTGTCGAGTGTAACCTTCGCTTGCCGCGATCGATCGGAGCAGCCTTGCTGTACAACCATCTTCATACAGACTGGCGCGATCTAATTGTCAGGATTCGTAATCCAACTCTGATTATTGGCGGCAGAAAAAGTATAATTCCGTGGCGATCGCAGGTCTGGATTAACCAAAGCATTCCTGACTCTGAGTTGGAAATCTTTGAAGAGGCTGAGGGCGGCGGACATTTCATGTTCATCGAGAATCCAGAAAAGTTCAACCGACGAATTTTGCAGTTTCTTGGAGCGAACCAGGAAAGGCATACAGCAAGGTTGGACACCCTACTTCTGAGGCAAACACGAGACAAAGTTCGAGACTGA
- a CDS encoding nuclear transport factor 2 family protein: METILKSIAVPSGGGKALQVLPEKSTMIVNTSTIKDRNMPNTTEKMSAPTQHEMSTVLQRMSDAINAHDIDAFVSCFTNDFKGEQPLHPESPFTGLAQVRENWTGLFAQVPDLRATLVASTIHDDLSWAEWHWQGTRTSGSAVNLRGVVVAGLRNGIIAWARLYMEPVHDRTI, translated from the coding sequence ATGGAAACCATTTTGAAGAGCATTGCCGTTCCATCTGGCGGAGGCAAAGCGCTCCAAGTGCTGCCAGAAAAATCGACGATGATTGTGAACACTTCTACAATCAAGGATCGAAATATGCCTAACACAACAGAAAAGATGAGCGCACCAACCCAACATGAGATGTCAACAGTGCTGCAACGAATGTCTGATGCCATCAACGCCCACGACATTGATGCGTTCGTGAGCTGCTTCACTAATGATTTCAAGGGTGAACAACCGCTGCATCCTGAGAGTCCCTTCACCGGACTAGCCCAAGTCAGGGAGAACTGGACTGGCTTGTTTGCCCAGGTTCCAGATTTACGTGCAACGTTGGTCGCTTCGACGATCCATGATGACCTCTCCTGGGCTGAATGGCACTGGCAAGGTACGCGCACGTCGGGATCGGCAGTGAATTTGCGTGGTGTTGTCGTTGCTGGCTTGCGTAACGGAATCATCGCCTGGGCAAGGCTATACATGGAGCCGGTTCACGATCGGACAATCTAA
- a CDS encoding glucose 1-dehydrogenase — MMLKNKVALITGGTSGIGRATAIRPWRLRFAIAFGAAGAKVVFSGRREAEGEATAALIRDAGAECLFVQSDVSIEAEIQALVEKTITTYGRLDCAFNNAGIASPAKPLHEQSIEDFDKVMSINVRGLFLCMKYEIQQMLSQESGAFASGGTTCIVNNSSTDGLFAFPGLSPYVASKHAVMGLTRSAALDYAKQGIRINAVNPGWIATEMVDRSFEPLGITIDNFAATIPMGRMGQAAEIAQAVVFLCSDAASYITGQPLVVDGGATAS, encoded by the coding sequence ATGATGCTTAAGAATAAGGTTGCTTTAATAACTGGAGGAACATCGGGCATTGGTAGAGCAACTGCGATCCGCCCTTGGCGGCTGCGCTTCGCTATCGCGTTCGGTGCTGCTGGCGCAAAAGTGGTGTTCTCCGGGAGGCGTGAAGCAGAAGGCGAAGCAACTGCGGCGCTAATTCGCGATGCGGGAGCAGAATGTTTATTTGTGCAATCGGACGTATCCATTGAAGCAGAGATTCAAGCCTTAGTAGAGAAAACGATCACGACCTACGGCAGACTCGATTGTGCCTTTAACAACGCTGGGATCGCGTCTCCTGCCAAACCGCTGCACGAACAATCCATTGAAGATTTTGACAAGGTGATGTCGATTAATGTGCGGGGGCTGTTCTTGTGCATGAAATATGAAATTCAGCAGATGTTGAGCCAAGAATCGGGGGCGTTTGCCTCTGGCGGCACTACGTGCATCGTCAATAATTCGTCAACGGATGGTTTATTTGCGTTCCCAGGTTTATCTCCCTATGTTGCTAGCAAACACGCGGTGATGGGTTTGACGCGATCGGCGGCTCTCGACTATGCCAAGCAGGGGATTCGGATTAATGCCGTCAATCCTGGTTGGATCGCTACTGAGATGGTCGATCGCTCATTTGAGCCACTGGGGATCACGATCGATAATTTTGCCGCTACGATTCCAATGGGTCGCATGGGTCAGGCAGCGGAAATTGCTCAAGCAGTGGTTTTTCTGTGTTCTGATGCTGCCAGCTACATCACAGGACAACCTTTAGTTGTCGATGGTGGCGCTACAGCAAGCTGA